The Candidatus Hydrogenedentota bacterium genome has a window encoding:
- a CDS encoding hydroxylamine oxidoreductase — MLPELSAESKACAECHKKESPAIYEQWGSSKHFRGNIGCMECHRAEPDDPDAWVHEGQTISVIVSPRDCARCHPREVEEFTASHHSKAARILGSLDNTLAEVVEGNRGFMTEAFPEGVSAAAVNGCWQCHGTEVKVLPGGKLDPATWPNTGIGRINPDGSEGSCSACHSRHGFSVEQVRQPENCGKCHMGPDHPQIEIYTESKHGIAFRANIDKMNLGNAKWVVGEDYSAAPTCATCHMSATKKLPVTHDVGTRISWNNRPAVSVRPEVADAKLGLPGKDLTWETRRAQMKEVCLSCHNTVFFDSFYKQYDGLIELYHDKFAKPGLALMEAAKPLLKPAEFSNELDFVWYEIWHHEGRRARHGASMMGPDITHWHGTYEVAKHFYSEFIPQLEQLAKEGQESSDAARQKAGHDLAAKLEEVLNSENHKWYLDKMTPEEREMRKKRQEEFKARYEGQGAGKPAQ; from the coding sequence ATGCTGCCCGAACTCTCCGCGGAATCCAAGGCGTGCGCGGAGTGCCACAAGAAGGAGAGCCCGGCTATCTACGAGCAATGGGGCTCCAGCAAACACTTCCGGGGCAACATCGGCTGCATGGAATGCCACCGTGCGGAACCGGACGATCCGGATGCCTGGGTTCACGAAGGCCAGACCATCTCGGTCATCGTCAGCCCGCGCGACTGCGCCCGCTGCCACCCGCGCGAGGTCGAAGAGTTTACGGCGTCGCATCACTCCAAGGCGGCGCGCATCCTTGGTTCTCTCGACAACACCCTTGCAGAGGTTGTCGAAGGAAACCGCGGCTTCATGACGGAAGCTTTCCCGGAAGGCGTTTCCGCGGCGGCGGTGAACGGGTGCTGGCAATGCCACGGTACGGAAGTGAAAGTGCTGCCCGGCGGAAAGCTCGATCCCGCGACGTGGCCGAACACGGGTATCGGCCGCATCAATCCGGACGGGTCAGAAGGCTCGTGCTCCGCTTGCCACTCCCGGCACGGATTCTCCGTGGAGCAAGTGCGCCAGCCCGAGAACTGCGGCAAATGCCACATGGGTCCTGACCATCCCCAGATCGAGATCTACACGGAATCCAAGCACGGCATCGCGTTCCGCGCCAACATCGACAAGATGAACCTGGGCAACGCCAAATGGGTGGTCGGCGAAGACTATAGCGCTGCCCCAACCTGCGCGACGTGCCACATGAGCGCCACGAAGAAGCTTCCCGTTACCCACGACGTAGGGACGCGAATCAGTTGGAACAACCGCCCCGCCGTGTCGGTGCGTCCCGAAGTTGCGGACGCAAAACTCGGCCTGCCCGGCAAAGACTTGACGTGGGAGACACGCCGGGCGCAGATGAAAGAGGTCTGCCTCAGTTGCCACAACACGGTCTTCTTCGACAGCTTCTACAAGCAGTACGACGGGCTGATCGAGCTGTACCATGACAAGTTCGCGAAACCCGGCCTGGCGCTCATGGAAGCCGCCAAGCCTCTTCTTAAGCCGGCTGAGTTCTCCAACGAACTCGACTTCGTCTGGTACGAGATTTGGCACCACGAAGGCCGCCGCGCTCGCCACGGCGCTTCGATGATGGGACCTGATATCACTCACTGGCACGGAACCTACGAGGTTGCCAAGCATTTCTATTCGGAGTTCATCCCGCAGTTGGAGCAACTCGCGAAGGAAGGGCAGGAATCCAGCGACGCCGCCCGGCAGAAGGCGGGGCACGATCTTGCCGCAAAACTCGAGGAGGTCCTGAACAGCGAGAATCACAAGTGGTATCTCGACAAGATGACCCCCGAAGAACGTGAAATGCGCAAGAAGCGTCAGGAAGAGTTCAAGGCGCGTTACGAAGGCCAGGGCGCAGGGAAACCCGCGCAATGA
- a CDS encoding DUF3748 domain-containing protein, which translates to MNSTLYAQERQVTYSPNNHSLDNNDNFSPDMRFLCYDTREQVGPGIDNSLSIEKVEIATGIETVLYAPPSVTGEKPAPGVGAVSYAPITDEVVFIHGPLLEEVAARGPYGKPNRTGAQVKADGSGARIWLDYRDIDTSRDTLPGAHRGGTHRHEYTLDGKRVGFTYDDFLLPKYDRTIGYMEANAKAPNGARCYFAVLVKPVPMGTAKPGEIEKAYGDSWVGKHGLMRAFIGKVRAADGVNYEESLFVVDVPAGVDITTADSGSATRYPSPPKGLNIRRLTHTHAEGVVRGTVQGDRIAYYGKADDGTTQIFIIPSHGSDQDPDPANRPVQATRLPKGAGPGLRWHPSGNSIACTSNGGIVVTCVTPGPRFGESVFLTPQGDTPRTELVWSQDGSLFAYVKPVPTYDRQGALVKTYAGKDCQQIFVLPFPDADGDGVIAP; encoded by the coding sequence ATAGCCTGGACAACAACGACAATTTCTCTCCGGACATGCGGTTTCTGTGCTATGACACGCGCGAACAAGTGGGGCCGGGAATCGACAATTCGCTGAGCATCGAGAAGGTCGAGATTGCGACCGGTATCGAAACCGTTCTCTACGCGCCTCCTTCGGTCACGGGCGAGAAACCGGCTCCGGGAGTGGGCGCGGTGTCGTATGCCCCCATCACTGACGAAGTCGTCTTCATTCACGGTCCTTTGCTCGAGGAAGTGGCGGCGCGGGGACCCTATGGCAAGCCCAACCGCACGGGTGCGCAGGTTAAGGCCGATGGTTCGGGTGCGCGAATCTGGCTGGACTATCGCGACATTGACACCTCGCGCGACACGCTTCCGGGAGCCCACCGCGGTGGCACGCACCGGCACGAGTACACCCTGGACGGCAAGCGTGTTGGCTTCACCTACGACGATTTCCTGTTACCGAAGTACGATCGGACGATTGGTTACATGGAAGCGAACGCCAAGGCTCCGAACGGCGCGCGTTGTTATTTCGCGGTCCTGGTGAAACCGGTTCCCATGGGTACGGCGAAGCCCGGTGAAATCGAGAAGGCATACGGAGATTCGTGGGTAGGCAAGCACGGTCTGATGCGGGCCTTCATCGGCAAGGTGCGCGCCGCGGATGGGGTCAATTACGAGGAGTCGCTCTTTGTAGTCGACGTGCCGGCTGGTGTTGATATCACCACGGCCGACTCCGGGTCCGCGACCCGCTATCCTTCTCCGCCCAAGGGATTGAACATTCGCCGCTTGACCCACACGCACGCCGAAGGCGTTGTTCGCGGCACGGTTCAAGGGGACCGAATCGCCTACTACGGCAAGGCGGATGACGGAACCACCCAAATCTTCATCATTCCGTCGCACGGGTCCGATCAAGACCCGGATCCTGCAAATCGCCCCGTGCAAGCCACCCGTCTTCCGAAAGGCGCGGGTCCGGGACTTCGTTGGCACCCCTCGGGTAATTCCATCGCGTGTACGAGCAACGGCGGCATCGTGGTCACGTGCGTGACGCCGGGGCCGCGATTCGGCGAATCGGTCTTCCTGACTCCGCAAGGCGATACGCCGCGCACGGAGTTGGTCTGGTCGCAAGACGGTTCGTTGTTCGCGTACGTCAAGCCGGTACCGACGTATGATCGTCAGGGTGCACTCGTCAAGACCTACGCAGGCAAGGACTGCCAGCAGATCTTCGTGCTGCCGTTCCCGGATGCCGACGGAGATGGCGTGATCGCGCCGTAA